In Desulfofundulus kuznetsovii DSM 6115, the following are encoded in one genomic region:
- a CDS encoding YetF domain-containing protein codes for MNPYLQILIRGIGAFLGVLVITRVVGKTQVGQLTVADFVNAIVIGSIAAAMVTDLKENGWYYAFGLLLFGLLTVISEYASLKYRPLRKLIEGEPTVVIHNGKILENNMKKLIYNVDDLMMQLREKNVFNIADVEFAVAEPNGGLSVLLKSHKQPLTPSDMQIPTKYQGIPSELIVDGVVIQQNLKQNNLTEDWLYRELEKQGIKSVKDVMYASLDAEGKLYVDRKEDTMQHVTDITDKLPGKMPQ; via the coding sequence ATGAATCCTTATTTACAAATTCTCATCCGGGGTATCGGGGCCTTTCTGGGGGTGCTGGTGATCACCCGGGTGGTGGGTAAAACCCAGGTGGGCCAGCTTACGGTCGCAGACTTTGTCAATGCCATTGTAATCGGCTCTATAGCTGCGGCCATGGTTACGGATTTAAAGGAAAACGGCTGGTACTATGCCTTCGGCCTGCTGCTTTTTGGCCTTTTGACGGTTATTTCGGAGTATGCCTCTTTAAAATACCGCCCCCTGCGCAAGTTAATTGAAGGCGAACCCACTGTGGTCATTCATAACGGTAAAATCCTGGAAAATAACATGAAAAAGTTAATTTACAATGTGGATGACCTCATGATGCAGCTGAGGGAAAAAAATGTGTTCAATATTGCCGATGTGGAGTTTGCCGTGGCCGAACCCAACGGGGGGCTGAGCGTGCTGTTGAAAAGCCACAAGCAACCTCTTACTCCCAGCGATATGCAGATACCTACCAAATATCAGGGCATTCCTTCGGAGTTGATTGTGGACGGTGTAGTAATCCAGCAAAACCTGAAGCAAAACAACCTCACCGAGGACTGGCTCTACCGGGAGCTGGAAAAGCAGGGCATCAAATCGGTCAAGGATGTCATGTACGCCAGCCTGGACGCGGAAGGCAAATTGTATGTGGACAGAAAAGAAGACACCATGCAGCATGTCACCGATATTACCGACAAACTTCCCGGCAAAATGCCCCAGTAG
- a CDS encoding SDR family oxidoreductase: MRVLVTGGAGFIGSHVVEQLAACGADVAVLDNLSRGSLSNLHPAASLYHGDIRDEEFVRETLEQFRPRVVIHQAAQVDVQASLDDPARDAAVNIGGTLHLLEACRRTGVEKVIYASSAAVYGDPLYLPVDEEHPVRPLAGYGISKHTVEHYLEVYRGLYGLDYTVLRYANVYGPRQDATGEGGVVAVFVHRLLQGEAPCIFGDGEQTRDFVYVGDVAAANLAAVKKGSGRVLNVSTGRATSVNDLFQLLQKITGSKIKARYCPPRPGDIRHSYLSCDLARKTLGWQALTDLAAGLNLTVEWYRKERRLFMSGS, translated from the coding sequence ATGCGGGTTCTGGTTACCGGCGGTGCCGGTTTTATTGGTTCCCATGTGGTGGAACAGCTGGCGGCCTGCGGGGCAGATGTTGCGGTGCTGGATAATCTCTCCCGGGGCAGCCTGTCCAACCTGCACCCTGCGGCCAGCCTCTATCATGGAGATATCCGGGACGAAGAGTTTGTGCGGGAAACCCTGGAGCAATTCCGGCCCCGGGTGGTCATTCACCAGGCGGCCCAGGTGGACGTACAGGCCTCCCTGGACGATCCCGCCCGGGACGCCGCAGTAAACATTGGCGGCACCCTCCACCTGCTGGAGGCCTGCCGGCGCACCGGGGTGGAAAAGGTGATCTATGCCTCCTCGGCGGCTGTTTACGGGGATCCCCTCTACCTGCCCGTGGACGAGGAACATCCCGTTCGTCCCCTGGCAGGGTACGGCATTTCCAAGCATACGGTGGAACACTACCTGGAAGTTTACCGGGGGCTTTACGGGCTGGATTACACCGTGCTGCGCTACGCCAACGTTTACGGCCCCCGGCAGGACGCCACCGGTGAGGGGGGTGTGGTGGCCGTTTTTGTCCACCGCCTGCTGCAGGGAGAAGCTCCCTGTATCTTTGGCGACGGCGAGCAGACCCGGGATTTCGTTTACGTGGGGGATGTGGCCGCGGCCAACCTGGCCGCCGTCAAAAAAGGCAGCGGCCGGGTGCTTAACGTGAGCACCGGCCGGGCCACGTCGGTGAACGATCTATTCCAGCTGCTGCAAAAAATTACCGGTAGCAAAATAAAAGCCCGCTACTGCCCGCCCCGCCCGGGGGACATCCGCCACAGCTATTTATCCTGCGACCTGGCGCGAAAAACCCTGGGCTGGCAGGCCCTCACGGACCTGGCCGCCGGTTTGAACTTGACCGTGGAGTGGTATAGAAAAGAAAGGCGCCTATTTATGAGCGGTTCTTGA
- the galU gene encoding UTP--glucose-1-phosphate uridylyltransferase GalU, translated as MQIRKAIIPAAGLGVRFLPATKAQPKEMLPIVDKPTIQYIIEEAVHSGIEDILIITGRHKRAIEDHFDKSPDLEEQLRAREKLGLLELVQDISEMVDIYYVRQKEPRGLGHAVYCARKFIGSEPFAVLLGDDIVRSRTPCLKQLLTLYEEMPGTILAVQEVPPEDVSKYGILDAEPIREGVYRVRDLVEKPAPDEAPSRLAIMGRYIIDPRIFDILAETPPGAGGEIQLTDALRVLCREQPVYGLAFKGRRYDVGDKLGYLKAMVEFALDRPDLGEEFAAYLKEIARTL; from the coding sequence TTGCAGATCCGTAAGGCCATTATTCCGGCGGCCGGTTTGGGGGTACGTTTTTTGCCGGCCACCAAAGCACAGCCCAAGGAGATGCTGCCCATAGTCGACAAGCCCACCATCCAGTACATCATTGAAGAGGCGGTGCATTCAGGCATTGAAGATATTCTGATCATTACCGGACGCCATAAGCGGGCCATAGAGGATCATTTCGACAAGTCTCCAGACCTGGAGGAGCAGTTAAGGGCCAGGGAGAAGCTGGGGCTGCTGGAACTGGTTCAGGATATCAGCGAAATGGTTGATATATATTACGTGCGGCAAAAGGAACCCAGGGGCCTGGGCCATGCCGTATACTGCGCCCGGAAGTTTATCGGCAGCGAGCCCTTTGCCGTGCTCCTGGGCGACGATATCGTGCGCAGCAGGACGCCGTGCTTGAAACAGCTTTTAACCCTCTACGAAGAAATGCCCGGCACCATCCTGGCGGTGCAGGAAGTACCCCCGGAAGACGTCAGCAAGTACGGGATTCTGGACGCCGAGCCCATCAGGGAAGGCGTTTACCGGGTACGGGATCTGGTGGAAAAACCGGCTCCCGATGAGGCCCCCTCCCGGCTGGCCATCATGGGCCGTTACATAATTGACCCGCGTATCTTTGATATACTGGCCGAAACACCCCCCGGGGCGGGCGGGGAAATCCAGCTTACCGACGCCTTAAGGGTTCTCTGCCGAGAGCAGCCCGTGTACGGCCTGGCCTTTAAAGGGCGGCGCTACGATGTGGGAGATAAGCTGGGCTACCTCAAAGCCATGGTGGAATTCGCCCTGGACCGGCCGGATCTGGGTGAAGAATTTGCGGCCTATCTCAAGGAGATTGCCCGGACCCTCTAA
- a CDS encoding glycosyltransferase family 4 protein, protein MFKMLLGLLLAGGITLAATPWVRRQAFRWGAVDRPNARKVHKGVMPRLGGLAVYAGFVTAVLVTIQPTRSLYGLLLGMTLIMLLGALDDIRGLSPRVKLAGQVAAALVLLPLGVQVYFVTNPFNGHIVDLGWLGIPITIFWVVAVTNAVNLIDGLDGLAGGVSCIAALTMAVVGWTQWQVFGAAGQREIIMLALLLAAALLGFLRYNFHPAKIFLGDSGSMLLGYTLAVMAIMGLTKSVTAVSVLVPLVILGIPLLDTFFAVLRRYHRHRPIFQPDKEHLHHQLLALGLSHRQAVLVIYGISALLGASAVVLNLVATDQALALLVVLAVVVIAAANKVGVIGRAPEKDRQMSSRL, encoded by the coding sequence TTGTTCAAAATGTTGCTGGGCCTGTTGCTGGCCGGCGGAATTACCCTGGCGGCAACCCCCTGGGTGCGGCGGCAGGCCTTCCGTTGGGGAGCGGTGGACCGGCCCAATGCCCGCAAGGTGCATAAGGGTGTTATGCCGCGATTGGGTGGTCTGGCGGTATACGCAGGTTTTGTTACGGCCGTTCTGGTCACCATACAGCCCACCCGCAGTCTTTACGGGCTGCTGCTGGGGATGACGTTGATCATGCTCCTTGGTGCGCTGGATGATATCCGGGGCCTTTCACCCCGGGTGAAGCTGGCCGGGCAGGTGGCTGCGGCACTGGTCCTGTTGCCTCTGGGTGTGCAGGTATATTTTGTCACCAATCCCTTTAACGGTCATATAGTCGATCTTGGATGGCTGGGTATTCCTATTACCATTTTCTGGGTGGTAGCCGTTACCAACGCGGTCAATTTAATTGACGGGTTGGATGGTCTGGCCGGCGGCGTTTCCTGTATTGCCGCCTTAACTATGGCGGTGGTGGGCTGGACACAGTGGCAGGTTTTTGGTGCCGCAGGGCAGCGGGAAATAATCATGCTGGCCTTATTGCTTGCTGCGGCATTGCTGGGCTTCTTACGCTACAATTTTCACCCGGCTAAAATCTTCCTTGGTGACTCCGGTTCCATGCTTTTGGGTTATACCCTGGCCGTAATGGCCATCATGGGTTTAACCAAGAGTGTAACTGCCGTTTCGGTGCTGGTGCCCCTGGTTATTCTGGGCATCCCCCTGCTGGATACCTTCTTTGCCGTATTGCGCCGCTACCACAGGCACCGGCCCATCTTCCAGCCGGATAAGGAGCACCTGCATCATCAACTGCTGGCCCTGGGACTTTCCCACCGGCAGGCCGTCCTGGTGATTTACGGCATCAGCGCCCTGCTGGGAGCCAGCGCGGTGGTATTGAACCTGGTGGCTACCGATCAGGCCCTGGCCCTGCTGGTTGTACTGGCCGTTGTGGTCATTGCCGCGGCAAACAAAGTGGGCGTGATTGGTAGAGCCCCTGAAAAGGATCGACAGATGTCGAGCAGGTTATAG
- the fabZ gene encoding 3-hydroxyacyl-ACP dehydratase FabZ yields MLDVQSIQKILPHRYPFLLVDRIVEVEEGKRAVGIKNVTINEPFFAGHFPGHPVMPGVLIIEAMAQVGAVALLQMPEFAGKLALFAGIDKARFRRQVVPGDQLHIEVQILKMRGNIGRAAGRALVGDQLAAEAELIFAVEQGS; encoded by the coding sequence ATGCTGGACGTACAGTCGATACAAAAAATTCTCCCCCACCGCTACCCCTTCCTTCTGGTGGACAGGATTGTGGAGGTGGAAGAGGGAAAGCGGGCCGTGGGCATTAAAAATGTCACCATCAACGAGCCCTTTTTTGCCGGGCACTTCCCCGGCCATCCGGTAATGCCCGGGGTCTTGATTATTGAAGCCATGGCCCAGGTGGGGGCGGTGGCACTGTTGCAAATGCCGGAGTTTGCCGGTAAGCTGGCTCTTTTTGCCGGTATCGATAAGGCCCGGTTCCGCCGCCAGGTAGTACCCGGGGACCAGCTGCACATTGAAGTCCAGATTCTCAAAATGCGCGGAAACATTGGCAGGGCGGCGGGTCGGGCGCTGGTGGGAGACCAGCTGGCGGCCGAAGCGGAGCTCATTTTTGCCGTAGAACAGGGAAGTTAA
- a CDS encoding FAD-dependent oxidoreductase: MDNKTWPLHENGYRPWYFAGGRLFTFLLLILFLLSLLLLAAWHDAGVTGRVEQYDIVIYGGSFAGCAAARTAALVAPHKSILLVVPDPVPALGSTGTIGGQNFFDLRRWRGQLVAKGSFARWYGQTGQFYHPGTMATLLRADLAKHDNISILWCHDIEAVDYTSHPRHIAQLVLREVFPDRNGVTRWGSDVRRVKGQVFVDASDDGRLTRLAGVTTTSGRYDWPAGYLDDSERELPQEQKTARITTAGLARQQAATLMFKVRGVETPPPRAGRVLTIGDLTFTRDPRGGLGIAGGSRTFRENPVVRAFNDHYAPRGFALKPLNAASDGRDSSQWWVNALVVFNVDGRACLRDRGTSRYPAVREDYLDVDTARLKAREMLKNPAFLEALRQFSTVNPATGQRYGFARAELVRDSRGEPVVGDILYLRETIHLPLDAEKVGHGTENTNYALTAEACQGAGDGSGRTGTRGRTGKTGAAKLTANNSRIPSPAADAANYPTRIGLGYYAMDINAYTYRDLKQNGVYTWPVTGTVRPDWERQGGEPQNPVYLPYRMLVTPRAENLLVPGYATGASSLAWAEIRVIPNLCVLGDAAGAAAARAVLYGEAPARFGPAQISWVQQTLRRMGARLEK, from the coding sequence ATGGACAACAAAACCTGGCCCTTGCATGAAAACGGTTACCGGCCGTGGTATTTTGCCGGCGGCCGTCTTTTTACATTCCTTTTGTTAATCCTTTTCCTCCTATCCCTCCTCCTGCTTGCCGCCTGGCACGACGCCGGCGTAACCGGCAGGGTAGAACAATACGACATCGTGATCTACGGCGGCAGCTTTGCCGGCTGCGCCGCGGCCCGCACCGCCGCCCTGGTCGCCCCGCATAAGTCCATCCTGCTGGTGGTACCGGACCCCGTACCGGCCCTGGGCAGTACCGGCACCATCGGCGGGCAAAATTTTTTTGATCTCCGGCGCTGGCGGGGGCAACTGGTGGCTAAAGGTTCCTTCGCCCGCTGGTACGGCCAGACCGGGCAGTTTTACCACCCGGGAACCATGGCCACCCTGCTGCGGGCGGACCTGGCAAAGCACGATAATATCTCTATTCTCTGGTGCCACGATATAGAAGCGGTAGATTATACCAGCCATCCCCGGCACATTGCACAGCTGGTTCTGCGGGAAGTTTTCCCGGACCGGAACGGGGTAACCCGCTGGGGCAGCGACGTGCGCCGGGTGAAGGGGCAGGTGTTTGTGGACGCCTCGGACGACGGCCGTCTGACGCGCCTGGCGGGAGTCACCACCACCAGCGGGCGTTACGACTGGCCGGCAGGGTACCTTGACGACTCGGAACGGGAATTACCGCAGGAACAAAAAACAGCCCGCATCACTACCGCGGGGCTGGCCCGCCAGCAGGCGGCCACCCTGATGTTTAAAGTGCGGGGTGTGGAAACACCTCCCCCGCGAGCCGGCAGGGTGCTAACGATAGGTGACCTGACCTTTACCCGTGATCCCCGGGGCGGCCTGGGTATTGCCGGAGGCAGCCGCACTTTCAGGGAAAACCCGGTGGTAAGGGCCTTCAACGACCACTACGCCCCCCGGGGCTTTGCCCTAAAGCCGTTAAATGCCGCCTCCGACGGCCGAGACAGCTCCCAGTGGTGGGTGAACGCCCTGGTGGTTTTCAACGTGGACGGCCGGGCCTGCCTGCGGGATCGGGGCACTTCCCGCTACCCCGCCGTGCGTGAAGACTACCTGGATGTGGACACCGCCCGGCTCAAGGCCAGGGAGATGCTGAAAAACCCGGCCTTTCTGGAAGCGCTGCGGCAGTTTTCCACAGTCAACCCTGCCACGGGGCAACGTTACGGTTTTGCCAGGGCGGAACTGGTGCGGGACAGCCGGGGAGAGCCGGTGGTAGGGGATATTCTTTACCTGCGGGAAACCATTCACCTGCCCCTGGATGCGGAAAAGGTGGGCCATGGAACGGAGAACACAAACTATGCCCTGACGGCAGAGGCCTGCCAGGGAGCGGGAGACGGGTCCGGCCGGACGGGCACCCGGGGCCGGACCGGTAAAACCGGTGCTGCAAAATTAACCGCAAACAATTCCCGGATACCCTCGCCCGCAGCCGATGCGGCCAACTACCCCACCCGCATCGGCCTGGGTTATTACGCCATGGATATCAACGCCTACACCTACCGGGATTTAAAACAAAACGGCGTGTACACCTGGCCGGTCACGGGAACCGTGCGCCCCGACTGGGAGCGGCAGGGCGGAGAGCCGCAGAACCCCGTCTACCTTCCCTACCGCATGCTGGTCACCCCCCGGGCCGAAAACCTGCTGGTGCCGGGGTATGCCACCGGTGCCTCTTCCCTGGCCTGGGCGGAAATCCGGGTTATTCCCAATTTATGCGTACTGGGGGATGCGGCGGGGGCGGCAGCGGCCCGGGCCGTCCTGTACGGCGAGGCGCCGGCCCGCTTCGGCCCCGCCCAGATCAGTTGGGTGCAGCAAACCCTGCGCCGTATGGGAGCAAGGCTGGAGAAGTGA
- a CDS encoding stalk domain-containing protein: MKKLVALLLGGTFLWGCTAAFAVQPAGADSAAAGSQAVQTTVVGRPAPQPLVSRPPAGQIQTLAPGVRYYPISGRTWQGEPLKGHVVEVDPGQALLEVRVAVAGDALGNKETLSQLAARHGAVAAVNGGFFDPSRGHPIGSLVQDGQLLATSEILRTSIGITGRNQVQFGYFAPRVSVRFGSSGPLAVARVNTSPAPGGITLYTPAWGERAGSAGDGIDVVVRPETEKSNRYIVSEIGYGGSPIPGDGYVLAFRGEAVAEAAALAVGTPVILQFDWGPGWEGLKHLVTAGPLLVDEGQPVLQAIMEGFRGSVLEPAPRTAIGVNGKGQLLLVEVDGRLKDWSAGVTLEELAYLMTDLGAVRAAALDGGGSSGLWVKGKLVSRPSDGRERGLANAILVLRQVPVYLNGKRLFFDVPPVVDKGRTLVPMRGIFEALGATVHWDEKTKTVTAARGGRTVSLTLGKGEALVNGKTLPLDAPARAVEGRTMVPLRFVGEALGAAVTWQNAPPAVIIEAKS, translated from the coding sequence GTGAAAAAATTAGTCGCCCTTCTGCTGGGGGGGACCTTTCTCTGGGGCTGCACGGCCGCCTTTGCCGTTCAACCGGCCGGGGCGGATAGTGCTGCCGCCGGTTCCCAGGCCGTACAGACCACGGTGGTGGGCAGGCCGGCACCGCAACCCCTGGTTTCCAGGCCGCCTGCTGGCCAGATCCAGACCCTGGCCCCGGGCGTCCGCTATTACCCCATTTCCGGCCGCACCTGGCAGGGTGAACCCCTGAAGGGGCATGTGGTGGAGGTAGACCCCGGCCAGGCCCTGCTGGAGGTGCGGGTGGCAGTGGCCGGTGACGCCCTGGGCAATAAGGAAACTTTGAGCCAGCTGGCCGCCCGCCACGGGGCGGTGGCCGCCGTAAACGGGGGATTCTTTGATCCCTCCCGGGGACACCCCATCGGCAGCCTGGTCCAGGACGGCCAGCTCCTGGCCACCTCCGAGATTTTGCGCACCTCCATTGGTATCACCGGGCGCAACCAGGTCCAGTTTGGTTACTTTGCGCCCCGGGTGAGTGTACGTTTTGGCTCGTCCGGTCCCCTTGCGGTGGCGCGGGTCAATACTTCTCCCGCACCCGGGGGCATTACCCTTTATACCCCGGCCTGGGGTGAGCGCGCCGGTTCCGCCGGTGACGGTATTGATGTGGTGGTGCGCCCGGAGACGGAAAAAAGCAACCGGTACATAGTTTCGGAAATTGGTTACGGGGGCAGCCCGATTCCCGGGGACGGTTATGTACTCGCTTTCCGGGGTGAGGCGGTTGCAGAAGCTGCGGCGCTGGCCGTGGGTACCCCGGTGATCCTGCAGTTTGACTGGGGACCCGGCTGGGAGGGGCTGAAGCACCTGGTTACCGCCGGTCCGTTGCTGGTGGATGAAGGGCAGCCGGTACTGCAGGCGATTATGGAAGGGTTCCGGGGGAGCGTCCTGGAGCCGGCACCCCGCACGGCCATCGGTGTAAACGGCAAGGGCCAGCTCCTGCTGGTGGAGGTGGACGGCCGGCTGAAAGATTGGAGCGCCGGTGTCACCCTGGAGGAACTGGCCTACCTGATGACCGACCTGGGAGCGGTGCGCGCTGCGGCCCTGGACGGGGGCGGTTCCAGCGGCCTGTGGGTTAAGGGCAAGCTGGTCAGCCGGCCATCCGACGGCCGTGAGCGGGGACTGGCCAACGCCATTCTGGTGCTCCGCCAGGTGCCGGTTTACCTGAACGGCAAGCGCCTCTTCTTTGACGTACCTCCGGTGGTGGACAAGGGGCGCACCCTGGTGCCCATGCGGGGGATTTTTGAGGCCCTGGGGGCCACGGTGCACTGGGATGAAAAAACCAAAACCGTAACGGCAGCCCGCGGCGGGCGTACGGTCAGCCTGACCCTGGGTAAGGGTGAGGCGCTGGTCAACGGTAAAACGTTGCCCCTGGACGCCCCGGCCCGGGCGGTGGAAGGACGCACCATGGTTCCCCTGCGGTTTGTGGGCGAGGCCCTGGGGGCTGCCGTTACCTGGCAAAACGCTCCGCCGGCGGTAATAATTGAGGCAAAATCTTGA
- a CDS encoding polysaccharide pyruvyl transferase family protein, whose amino-acid sequence MAAGKGPVVAISGYYGFDNLGDEAVLYSLLEALREVCPTVRPVVLSHAPERTSALYGVEAVNRWRIGEVYRALTRADLLLSGGGSLLQDVTGLKSLVYYLGVVWLARRLGKPVVFYAQGIGPVKSKTGRLLMRLVANDVQLITVRDENSARDLAEMGVTRPPVEVTADPVLGLDPARADREKGMEILERTGVFEPSAGRDGRDNQPGSTPSPGEACSAGNPHPLVGAGPALGEGGGRGSTTAPVVGVSVREWPGFGGEQQRVLARVCDDLCHRGYRVLFIPLQYPEDLAVSREVTAMMRERAAVLDRGLTVGEAVSLVACLDLLVGMRLHALILAAVMGVPPVGISYDPKVDRFLEQLGLQPAGQANGLEYAALSRAVDEVLADPAGFRASLARMVGPLRERARATARLAGALMEVGGRKSEVGS is encoded by the coding sequence ATGGCGGCCGGCAAAGGGCCGGTGGTGGCCATCTCCGGTTACTACGGTTTCGACAACCTGGGGGATGAGGCGGTCCTCTACAGCCTGCTGGAGGCTCTGCGGGAGGTGTGCCCCACCGTCCGGCCGGTGGTCCTTTCCCATGCCCCTGAAAGAACCAGTGCTCTCTACGGTGTAGAGGCGGTAAACCGCTGGCGGATAGGGGAAGTCTACCGCGCCCTCACCAGAGCCGATCTGCTGCTCAGCGGCGGGGGCAGCCTGCTGCAGGATGTCACCGGCCTCAAAAGCCTGGTTTACTACCTGGGGGTGGTCTGGCTGGCCCGGCGCCTGGGCAAGCCGGTGGTTTTTTACGCCCAGGGCATCGGCCCCGTAAAAAGTAAAACCGGCCGGCTGTTGATGCGCCTGGTGGCCAACGATGTACAGCTCATTACCGTGCGGGACGAAAATTCTGCCCGGGACCTGGCGGAAATGGGGGTAACCCGCCCCCCGGTGGAGGTTACCGCCGACCCGGTGCTGGGTCTGGACCCAGCCCGGGCGGATAGGGAGAAAGGGATGGAGATCCTGGAAAGGACGGGGGTTTTTGAACCCTCAGCCGGCCGGGATGGGAGGGACAACCAGCCCGGATCAACCCCATCCCCCGGGGAGGCATGCAGTGCGGGCAACCCCCACCCCCTGGTTGGGGCCGGACCGGCTTTGGGTGAAGGCGGGGGCAGGGGAAGTACAACAGCCCCCGTGGTGGGAGTATCGGTGCGGGAATGGCCCGGCTTTGGGGGGGAACAACAGCGTGTCCTGGCCCGGGTGTGCGACGACCTCTGTCACCGGGGCTACCGGGTGCTTTTCATCCCCCTGCAGTACCCCGAAGATCTGGCCGTGAGCCGGGAAGTGACCGCCATGATGCGGGAGCGGGCCGCCGTTCTGGACCGGGGGCTGACCGTCGGTGAGGCGGTTTCCCTGGTTGCCTGCCTGGACCTGCTCGTCGGCATGCGGCTGCACGCCCTGATCCTGGCGGCGGTAATGGGTGTGCCGCCGGTAGGAATAAGCTACGACCCGAAGGTTGACCGTTTCCTGGAACAGCTGGGGCTGCAGCCTGCGGGGCAGGCAAACGGCCTGGAGTACGCCGCCTTGAGCCGGGCAGTGGATGAGGTTCTGGCCGATCCTGCCGGGTTCAGGGCCAGTCTGGCCCGGATGGTCGGCCCCTTAAGGGAACGCGCCCGGGCCACCGCCCGGCTGGCCGGCGCATTAATGGAAGTTGGAGGTCGGAAATCGGAAGTTGGAAGTTAG
- a CDS encoding DUF5693 family protein, with translation MRQRWYPLLLVFLLVAGVIAAGAAGWQRYRVEAGFRTVEVAMPYDELNALARLSGRDTLEVMRLFRERGLTTVLFKEPTVDELRRAGEIAVMTGQELQLMSPPWLGQLRAGGGIATRDTYLVTSREETFRRLLVQLEARIPGARGYRPAPGVYVVRTSADPGLLSQLGLGFPDSPLQDTARAGLLAMVQVRSWPGATARGIEQALAPLKEIPNLSALAFNDDTLPGYPQKLRALAQVVDQLGVPVAQVEFFPQKGLDKLGVLLDKDVVRLHSIPPRDMGRYTPAEALERYRLAAAERNMRVLLVRPFPGAGARDVLEENLDYISSLKESLQREGLVVGQASTLPALPVSRANLFVMGLGVIAGGLLLAGRLGLRRGGIWLLLLAVAAWAGLLAAAPSPARKLMALAAVIIFPSLALITNVSARGASALESAGMLLRTTLASLLGALFTVGLLADAGFMLKLDQFSGVKLAHLAPLLLVAGVFFFLSGPAEPFGKRLERALNQPVLVKWAALAALLLAVLAVYLVRTGNEGQVATSALELKFRGFLDAVLGVRPRTKEFLLGHPALMLLFYTGYRDNRFLPLLLLGAIGQVSLVNTFAHIHTPLLVSLMRLVNGLWLGILVGLALILVVNLAGHWWRRFSPGDSQ, from the coding sequence ATGAGACAACGCTGGTACCCCCTGTTGCTGGTGTTTCTGTTGGTGGCGGGTGTGATCGCGGCCGGCGCGGCCGGCTGGCAGCGCTACCGGGTGGAGGCCGGTTTTCGCACCGTGGAAGTGGCCATGCCCTATGACGAGCTGAACGCGCTGGCCAGGCTGTCGGGGCGGGATACCCTGGAGGTGATGCGCCTTTTCCGGGAACGGGGGCTGACCACCGTGCTCTTTAAAGAGCCTACGGTGGATGAGCTGCGTCGTGCGGGGGAAATAGCGGTCATGACCGGCCAGGAACTGCAGTTAATGTCGCCCCCCTGGCTGGGACAACTGCGGGCCGGGGGTGGAATAGCCACCCGGGATACCTACCTGGTCACCTCCCGGGAGGAAACCTTCCGGCGCCTGCTTGTCCAGCTGGAAGCCAGGATCCCGGGAGCCCGGGGTTACCGGCCGGCGCCGGGGGTTTACGTAGTGCGCACTTCTGCCGACCCCGGCCTGTTGTCACAGCTGGGCCTGGGTTTTCCGGACAGTCCCCTGCAGGACACCGCCCGGGCCGGGTTGCTGGCCATGGTTCAGGTGCGCAGCTGGCCCGGGGCCACCGCCAGGGGGATTGAGCAGGCCCTGGCGCCCTTAAAGGAGATCCCCAACCTCTCGGCCCTGGCCTTTAACGACGACACGCTGCCCGGCTATCCGCAGAAACTGCGGGCGCTGGCCCAGGTGGTGGATCAGCTGGGCGTGCCGGTGGCCCAGGTTGAATTCTTCCCCCAGAAAGGCCTTGATAAGCTGGGGGTGCTGCTGGACAAGGATGTGGTGCGCCTGCACAGCATTCCCCCCAGGGATATGGGTCGCTACACCCCGGCTGAAGCACTGGAACGCTACAGGCTGGCCGCTGCCGAACGCAACATGCGGGTACTGCTGGTGCGGCCCTTTCCAGGGGCGGGAGCCCGGGACGTGCTCGAGGAAAACCTCGATTATATAAGCAGCCTGAAAGAGAGTTTGCAGCGGGAAGGCCTGGTGGTGGGGCAGGCTTCCACCCTGCCGGCCCTGCCCGTCTCCCGCGCCAATCTCTTCGTCATGGGCCTGGGGGTTATTGCCGGCGGCCTTTTGCTCGCCGGGCGGCTGGGGTTGCGCCGGGGGGGAATATGGCTTTTGCTCCTGGCGGTGGCGGCCTGGGCCGGTCTTTTAGCGGCGGCCCCCTCACCGGCACGCAAGCTGATGGCCCTAGCGGCGGTCATCATTTTCCCCAGTCTGGCTCTAATTACCAACGTGAGTGCCCGGGGTGCTTCCGCCCTGGAAAGTGCGGGCATGCTTTTGCGCACCACCCTGGCTTCCCTGCTGGGTGCACTTTTTACCGTGGGTCTTCTGGCGGATGCCGGGTTCATGCTCAAGCTGGACCAGTTCAGCGGGGTTAAGCTGGCCCACCTGGCGCCGCTGTTGCTGGTGGCGGGGGTGTTTTTCTTCCTGTCCGGCCCCGCAGAACCCTTTGGAAAACGCCTGGAGAGGGCGTTGAACCAGCCGGTGCTGGTCAAGTGGGCCGCCCTCGCCGCTTTGCTCCTGGCGGTTCTGGCCGTTTATCTCGTGCGTACGGGCAACGAAGGGCAAGTGGCCACCTCCGCCCTGGAGCTGAAGTTCCGGGGATTCCTGGATGCCGTCCTGGGGGTGCGCCCGAGAACCAAGGAATTTTTACTCGGCCACCCCGCTTTGATGCTGCTCTTCTACACCGGCTACCGGGACAACCGCTTCCTGCCCCTGCTGCTGCTGGGGGCCATCGGCCAGGTCTCCCTGGTGAACACCTTTGCCCATATCCACACGCCGCTTCTGGTTTCTCTAATGCGGCTGGTCAACGGCCTGTGGCTGGGGATTCTGGTGGGCCTGGCGCTCATCCTGGTGGTAAACCTGGCCGGGCACTGGTGGCGCAGGTTCTCTCCGGGGGATAGTCAGTGA